ACCGGACCGAAGATACGGATTATTATATTAAGTCATCTTCATGGAACTCGCCCCAAACGGGAGGAAAGATGCGCTCGAGTGAGCCACGGTGGAATGCGCGAAAGATTGATGAAGAGTTGATTGCATATGCATTTTCGCGGCAAACCTCGGTCGGTTTGCATCTACTTAAAGCCGATCGAGTAGCGAACCGAGGGGAGATGGTGGAAGTCCCTGGTAAAGCGGTAGCGCTTGGTATTTATCATGACCCAGCTCGGTATCATGCTGGGCACGAGTTAAAGCTCATCAGCCCATTAGCTCATGATGTGGAGTGCGCAGAATAGTTTCGTTTGTGAGTAAACAGACTGTAACAATGGCTAGAGTCGTTGGCTACACAAAGGAATGATCGTAAATGATGATCATGTACCGAGAACCGTAAAGAGATTCGCATTATGACTGTTCTAAGCactggaggatcaatccccttggaggcccagggtggaattatagttggggcctctaattttaaagaCGATGAAGGGGgtggcccttgaaatgaggcaaagcaaaaagcgcagtaagataGGGCccctgaactcactttgaattATCCCCCGGGTAGTTCTTGCAAATATTCAAAAGTCGCACAGGGGGTGTGGCTGGGGGTGGCCGGggtcaaatttcgccagggaCCTCTTCGGGgcccctctagcataaggtgagggggcctatgtatacaccaTTTACTACTACACACGTTTTTTGGAGctcccaacacggcgaggccctaggccaCCGTCTACTCCGCCGCTGTTTCTAAGATGTTCTAAGACTGTTCGAAGTATTTCCAATATACTCTCCCAACAAACAAGCTATTTTCTATTCTCTTCTTCTACTTAAACAGAACGTTGGCTGGGTAAATCTGGACGGTGACTTCCAGATCGTGACGGCCGAACTGCGCAAACTCGCGCTGGTCATCATTCTGGTGCGAGCCGGGCTTGAAATGGATCCGACCGCGTTCAAGAAGATCTACAAAACCATCCTGAAGCTCGGTCTCATCCCGTGGTTCGTCGAATGCACGCTGATTGCGGTGTGCGCACGGTTCTTCCTGCAGCTACCGTGGATGTGGAGTATCCTGCTCGGTTCGATTGTGGGTGCAGTGTCGCCGGCCGTCGTCGTGCCCTGCCTGTTCCGGTTGCGCACCAAGGGGTACGGTGTGGTGAAAGGTATTCCGACGCTCATCATCGCGGTAGCCGGTATCGACGATGCGGTTTCGGTGGCTGGCTTCGGCATCATCTCCAGCATCATGTTCAGCACGCAGAGCCTCGGGTTGCAAATTGCCCAGGCGCCGGTCTGTATTATCGGCGGGCTTGGATTCGGTGTGGTGTGGGGTTTTCTGTGCAAGTACGTGCCCGAACCGGGCGATGCGTACGTTGTTCCGATTCGCACACTGATGCTGTTCGGTGGCGGACTGCTTGCCGTGTTTGGTAGCGAGGAAATCAATTTCGAAGGTGCCGGACCGTTGGGCGTTGTGTTTGCCGCGTTCACCGCGTCGTACTTCTGGTGCGGACAGGGCTGGGAGCTGGAGGACAACCCGGTGTCTACGGCGTTCGAAATTTTCTGGATGATCTTCGAACCAATTCTGTTCGGTATTACTGGTGCTTCTATCAAGGTAGGAACGGGTGCGGGGATTTGAGGGTACTAGGAGCGAGCATAATCAAGTGTAATAAATATTCGCTGCAGATTGCTGAACTGGATCCTCACATAGTATCGATCGGTGTTGGAAGCATTTACGTGGTGGCTGTAATCCGCATCCTGACCACGGTGGCGATCGCTTTTGGTGATAAGCTTAACGTCAAGGAAAAGGTACGTCGTAAGGTAGTAGATACACGGCCTCTTACCTAGCTAATATACTGTCTTCGATTCCCCAGATCTTTGTTGCCATTTCCTGGATGTCGAAAGCGACGGTTCAGGCCGCCCTCGGACCGGTCGCCCTGAAGACGGTCATGTCGAATGAAAACCGCACGGAAGAGGAAGTCCACTACGCGGAGATGGTAAAGATGGTGTGCATCATGAGCATCATCCTGACAGCACCGCTCGGTGCGATTCTTATTTCGGTGACCGGTACTAAGCTGCtcaagaaaacgaaacaacagcTTGAGCCCATGGATGGTACGTTGGGTGCGTTGGGAGCTCAGTCATGCCGGAAGATCAGTCACAAATCGCCCACTATTGTatcgatgtttttttcccccgtgtGTTTCAGGCTGGCGGCGAAGCCATCGACCCTCACTGCACGACATCAGCATCATCGACGAGGAGGAAGAGCGGGAAGATATCGAAGGTATTGCGGACGAGGATACGGCTGCCAACACGCTGTCCAACGCCCAAACGGCAGCAGCGTTCACCATCACGAAGTAGATCACTCGAACGGTCGGAGAGACGATACGTTGCTAATGGGAAAG
The Anopheles moucheti chromosome 2, idAnoMoucSN_F20_07, whole genome shotgun sequence genome window above contains:
- the LOC128309587 gene encoding sodium/hydrogen exchanger 9B2 isoform X1, whose product is MPSEEGNASSQSSSGDTKRKVSIITEPVVERLGHENLGFEQNKRKISQQSHHSEEGPARRKSNLHNNNFDTSSIHSDRYNGEAGGRAKKQSFSEALEKIERDYDNSRLEQSWIYSLCMRCRVEYTTPSWEPPGWQKICPYPLCPSYRQFARILSIILIGVLLWITAFVIIGDTAAPGGQLFQLVVLTVAANFGGFLISLTTLPRLIGMLLVGILFQNVGWVNLDGDFQIVTAELRKLALVIILVRAGLEMDPTAFKKIYKTILKLGLIPWFVECTLIAVCARFFLQLPWMWSILLGSIVGAVSPAVVVPCLFRLRTKGYGVVKGIPTLIIAVAGIDDAVSVAGFGIISSIMFSTQSLGLQIAQAPVCIIGGLGFGVVWGFLCKYVPEPGDAYVVPIRTLMLFGGGLLAVFGSEEINFEGAGPLGVVFAAFTASYFWCGQGWELEDNPVSTAFEIFWMIFEPILFGITGASIKIAELDPHIVSIGVGSIYVVAVIRILTTVAIAFGDKLNVKEKIFVAISWMSKATVQAALGPVALKTVMSNENRTEEEVHYAEMVKMVCIMSIILTAPLGAILISVTGTKLLKKTKQQLEPMDGTLGWRRSHRPSLHDISIIDEEEEREDIEGIADEDTAANTLSNAQTAAAFTITK
- the LOC128309587 gene encoding sodium/hydrogen exchanger 9B2 isoform X2, which gives rise to MPSEEGNASSQSSSGDTKRKVSIITEPVVERLGHENLGFEQNKRKISQQSHHSEEGPARRKSNLHNNNFDTSSIHSDRYNGEAGGRAKKQSFSEALEKIERDYDNSRLEQSWIYSLCMRCRVEYTTPSWEPPGWQKICPYPLCPSYRQFARILSIILIGVLLWITAFVIIGDTAAPGGQLFQLVVLTVAANFGGFLISLTTLPRLIGMLLVGILFQNVGWVNLDGDFQIVTAELRKLALVIILVRAGLEMDPTAFKKIYKTILKLGLIPWFVECTLIAVCARFFLQLPWMWSILLGSIVGAVSPAVVVPCLFRLRTKGYGVVKGIPTLIIAVAGIDDAVSVAGFGIISSIMFSTQSLGLQIAQAPVCIIGGLGFGVVWGFLCKYVPEPGDAYVVPIRTLMLFGGGLLAVFGSEEINFEGAGPLGVVFAAFTASYFWCGQGWELEDNPVSTAFEIFWMIFEPILFGITGASIKIAELDPHIVSIGVGSIYVVAVIRILTTVAIAFGDKLNVKEKIFVAISWMSKATVQAALGPVALKTVMSNENRTEEEVHYAEMVKMVCIMSIILTAPLGAILISVTGTKLLKKTKQQLEPMDGWRRSHRPSLHDISIIDEEEEREDIEGIADEDTAANTLSNAQTAAAFTITK